In one window of Helianthus annuus cultivar XRQ/B chromosome 17, HanXRQr2.0-SUNRISE, whole genome shotgun sequence DNA:
- the LOC118489021 gene encoding uncharacterized protein LOC118489021 has translation MDTSDTGDSDTTGPRPMESDEIMSSEHEVHTSDYTSTDDDDFQPFALPDGVDEPIVGGPAADLPLAVIPAPIPLASYPAYELMLDAEAGGDIDLFDDELYEDEVPDPALLPTGGLLMIAGAPVGDSPVHSPAPDSFESVASVPSHVASTQFFVHDSDPDQASSAAPMPSFVFEHDDFEDSDPVFPPGFDPDRDIEFVHMDQPVEDPVDPADPFDPIDPDFDFDMAFVDPEPAVAPEQAAAFDPAHEHGLAHADVPVDPILAGQPLGDFPADDIPLLDADHVVDPLVDPPIADVPVDPHVDLVDHVDAHVDPVLAPVDPLPIEPEHALFAEHMDPPDEEAQHGWIPADEDVPPLPPHRIDAHHPEFSFQIPSFAPPAGPGEGSSAHPFGHVPMPLPVMPQISPASASTSSFPVMPFGTVSEPSFWSSLPVMPPVDPPHMGHTLEDLLMSFVLQHDSHSQRLQELERAQMPPCSCHGPSSSSAQPFRSFPPDIAARLSILEQQIASVIRTQQALEEDWLLFRRLHYPLFPPPPPPPPV, from the coding sequence atggacacCTCAGATACTGGAGACTCGGACACTACTGGACCCCGACCCATGGAGTCAGACGAGATtatgtcatcagagcacgaggtgcatacctcggATTATACTAGTACAGACGACGACGACTTTCAGCCGTTCGCACTACCTGACGGCGTCGATGAGCCCATCGTTGGTGGTCCTGCTGCGGATCTTCCTCTCGCTGTGATTCCCGCCCCGATTCCTCTTGCATCCTAcccagcttatgagcttatgcttgatgccgaggctggtggcgatattgatcttttcgatgatgagctatacgaggacgaggttcctgacccagctcttttgcccactggcggtcttttgatgatcgccggtgctcctgtcggagactcgcctgttcattctccagccccagactccttcgagtctgtggcatctgttcCATCGCATGTGGCGAGCACGCAGTTTTTCGTtcatgactcggatcctgaccaggcgtcatctgccgcccctatgccgagctttgtttttgagcatgacgatttcgaggattctgaccctgtattTCCTCCTGGATTTGATCCAGACCGTGATATTGAGTTCGTTCATATGGACCAGCCTGTAGAGGACCCCGTTGACCCCGCCGACCCTTTTGATCCTATCGATCCGGACTTTGACTTCGATATGGCGTTTGTCGATCCCGAGCCTGCAGTAGCTCCAGAGCAGGCCGCTGCTTTCGATCCCGCACATGAGCATGGTTTGGCGcatgctgatgttcctgttgatcctATTTTGGCGGGTCAGCCACTTGGCGATTTTCCTGCTGATGATATTCCCTTGTTAGATGCTGACCATGTTGTTGATCCTCTTGTTGACCCTCCGATCGCTGACGTCCCAGTTGACCCTCATGTCGATCTTGTTGATCATGTTGATGCCCACGTTGATCCTGTTTTAGCTCCTGTTGATCCCTTGCCTATTGAGCCCGAGCATGCTCTGTTTGCAGAGCACATGGATCCCCCtgacgaggaggctcagcacggttggataccggctgacgaggatgttccgccgcttcctcctcaccgcattgatgctcaccatcctgagttctcatttcagatcccatcTTTCgcacctccagcggggcctggagagggctcttccgccCATCCATTTGGCCATGTACCGATGCCATTACCTGTCATGCCTCAGATATCTCCTGCTTcagcatccacttcatcttttcctgttatgccttttggcactGTCAGCGAGCCTTCTTTCTGGTCTTCGCTACCCGTTATGCCACCCGTTGATCCACCTCATATGGGGCATACCCTAGAGGACCTATTGATGTCATTTGTTCttcagcatgattcccattctcagcgtttgcaggagctcgagagagctcagatgCCTCCTTGTTCATGTCATGGTCCGTCATCCTCATCTGCTCAGCCATTTCGGTCttttcctcctgacattgctgctcgactttcgatcctagagcagcagattgcatccgtgatccgcacccagcaggccctggaggaggactggcttctcTTTCGCCGCTTGCATTATCCTctttttccccctcctccaccaccaccacccgtcTAG